The Methanobacteriaceae archaeon genomic interval AGTTTGACTTTAAATAGTTAAATAAATCATCAAGAGAAGATATTGAGTTTTCCATAGTCTGAATATCTGCTGTTTTATGATCAACCCTAATATTTAAAATCAAAAAGAGTCCTCCCCAATATTTTTAGATTTCTGATTCATAGGCCCCTTTTTATTAGAATTCTGGTTCTTAGAGTTCTGACTCTTATATAATTCATCTGGATTTTCAGAACTATTGCCATGATTATTTATTTTTAAATCAGAATCGTCAAGTTGACTTATAAAAGAATTAACATTATCAATGGCCTCTTCTAAATTATTTTCTTTAAGACATTTATTAATTTCAGGGTTATTAGAAATTTGATAAAGGTAATCTCGCCTTAATTTCTGATTTACAACACATTCTTTTAATTTAGTTCTGGAATAATCCTGTAATTCAATTTTTAATATATCTTCCGGAGTTATGATGGATTGTATCTTCTTTCTAAGCATACGGGCCATTAAAGGACTTTTTCCACC includes:
- a CDS encoding bifunctional precorrin-2 dehydrogenase/sirohydrochlorin ferrochelatase — protein: MTWTPLFLKTDKMKVLVLGAGEVGERRASRFIQAGAEVIVTGGKISDNLQKLGAMTKPINEIEILVEWADLVVLASGDSEMNNKVASLAGEKLLNRADAPLEGNVIVPTTFSIADAQISIFTGGKSPLMARMLRKKIQSIITPEDILKIELQDYSRTKLKECVVNQKLRRDYLYQISNNPEINKCLKENNLEEAIDNVNSFISQLDDSDLKINNHGNSSENPDELYKSQNSKNQNSNKKGPMNQKSKNIGEDSF